In the Candidatus Delongbacteria bacterium genome, CCATCGCGTTGAGCGCGCAGTGCGACAGCCAGTTGACGGAGGGCGAGTGGCAGCTGCAGGGCGGCGGCCTGCCCGGTCTGCAGCTGGAAGGCCTGGAGGGATTGACGGAGGCCGAGATCCGCGAACGCGTGCTGGCGCAGTTGCGGGCCGCCGGAGTGAACCCGGACTCCGTGGGCGTGGTGATCCAGCGCCGGGAGGATTCGTCGCCGGACGGCGCGGTCCGCAGCCAGGATCTGCGCATCCAGGTGAAGAAGGAGCCGGCGCGCCCCTGATCCCGCCCCTCATTCAAGGAAAAACCTGCCGCGCGGGAGCTCCCGCGCGGTTTTTTTGCTTTGCCGCCATCCCGCCGAACCGGCTCCACCTGAACAGCCCGCGCCTCCCGTTCATTCAGCCGTCCCATCGGCCGATATGGATTTGGCACAACTGCACGAACCAGGGAGAATCCGGGTGGGTCCACGGCCAAGATGGCGGCGAATTCCTGTTCCGGCGGTCGGCCGTCGACTGGCGGGCGGCCTGCTCGGGCTGGCCTGGACTCTGACGGCGTTGGCCGTGGGTTTGCCGCCCGTGGTGCAGCACCATCCCGCCGGGCAGGATTTCTCCGACATCTGCCTCTCCACCACCCACGACGTCAACCAGAACCTGTTCGTGGGCAACGACGACGGGGTGCTGGAGTTCGACGGCCAGACCTGGCGCCGCCTGCAGACCCCCGGCCGGACCCAAATCCGCAGCGTGCTGGCTCTGCCTGACGGCCGCTTGGCCTACGGCGGGACCAACGAGTTCGGCTGGCTGGAGCGCTCCGCCGGAGACTGGCAGCCCCGCCACTTGTCGGATTCCCTGCGTGACCGGGCGCCGCACTTCCGCGACGTGCGCTCCATCCATCACCTGAGCCACGGCCTCTACTTCCAGAGCAAGGAGCTGCTGGCCCGCTGGCAGGGAGGCCAGCTGCAGACCTTCACGCCTCCCCAGGAACTGGGCGGGGCCGCCGCGCTGGGGGACACGCTGTTCGTGCAGTTGGCCGACCGCGGTCTGTGTCGGCTGAACCCCGCCCGGGTGCCGGAGGGGGCGCTGCAGATTCCCGAGACGGCCCTGGAGCCCGTGCTCGGTCCCGAACTCTTCGCCCAGGGCAACCGGATGGTCTGCCTGCTGCCGCTGGACGGCGGCCGCCTGCTGCTGGGCACCCGCTTCCGGGGACTCTACCTGCTGGAGCGGGGGCGGGTGACGGCGCTGCCCGAACTGAGCGCGCGGATCCAGGCCCTCGATCTGTTTCACGGCCTGCGGCTGCGCGACGGTCGGCTGGCCCTGGCCACCCTGCAGGGCGGCGTGTTCCTGCTGGATCCGCAGCTGCGCGTGCAGCAGGTGCTGGACGAGCGCACCGGGCTGTCGAGCCCCATGGCCGTCCACCTGAGCCAGGACGCCGGCGGAAATCTCTGGGTGGCGAGCACCGACGGCGTGGCGGAAGTGGCCCTGGAACTGCCCTTCAGCCAGTACATGGGCGCCAACGGACTGCCGGGGCAGCCCCAATGCCTGACGCTGCACGAGGGCTGGGTCCACGTGGGCACCACCCAGGGCCTCTTCAGGATGCGGGAAGGCCGGGACGCGGCGAGCGAGCGCTTCGTGCGGGTGGGTCGGGTGAGCGGCATCTGCTGGCACCTGCTCTCCACCCGGCACGGCCTGCTGGCCACCCTGGGCGGGCAGCTGGCCTGGGTGCGGGAAGCAGGAGACCGCGTCCTGCTGGGCGGGCAGCCCTCCCTGCTGTTCCAGGATCCGGAGCAGGCCGACCGGGTCTGGGTGGGCGTGGAGGGCCGGCTGCGGCCGCTGCTCTGGGAGGCGGGCGCCTGGCGGGTGGGGGAACCGATCCCGGGGGTGATGGGCGACATCACCAGCATGGAGCGGCGCGTGCCGGGCGAGTATTGGCTGGGCAGCTCGGACACGGGATTGTGGCGGATCCGCCTGCGCCAGGGTCGCTGGGACGTGCTGAACTTGGGCGTGGCCCAGGGCCTCGAACCCGGCGCCGTGCAGGTGCGGAGCTTTCGCGACCAGCTGCTCGTCGTCAGCGGCACGCGGGTCCTGGAGCCGGATTCCGCCGGTCGGTTGGGCGAGCCCGGCGGGTTCGCGCCGCCCGCCGGCTGGAACCTGGGGGCCAATTGCCGGATCAGCCGCGGGCTCGACGGAAGCAGCTGGGTCCTGTTCCAGCAGGGACTGGCCGTGGCGCCGGCCGGGAAGGGCCTTCCCGTCTGGGACACCTCCACCTACGGCTCGGCCGGACGCCGGCCGCGCAACGTGCTGGTCACGCGGGACGGGATCTGGGTGCAGACCGAACAGCGCCTGCTGCACTATCACCCGGATCAGCTGAAGGCTGCCGGACATGAGTTGCCGCCCCTGCAGCTGCGGAGTCTGGAGCTGGGCGGCGTCCAGTGGGCGGGTACGGCGGGCGGTCTGCGGCCGGGCGGCGGGGTCCGTGGCGTCGCGCCTTTGGTGCTCGGCGTGGCCTGCGCCCACCTCGGCCTGGACGGCCCCGCCCAGTACTCGTTCCTTGTCGAGGGGCTGGACGAGGAGTGGACGCCCTGGACCCTGTCCGGCACCCGCCGGCTGGACTATCTGCCGCCGGGCCGCTACACGCTGCGCGTGCGCGTCCAGGCGGGCAGCCATCCGGTCCAGGAGACGGAGTTGGGCGGCATCCACGTGCCCGCCCCGTGGTACAAGTGGCTCTGGCTGCAGACGCTGGCCCTGGGCGCACTGCTGGGGCTGAGCTGGCTGCTGGCGCGCCGCCGGGCCCAGCGGCTCAAGGGGATGAATGCCGCCCTGCAGGCGGAGGTCCAGGAGCGCCGGCGGGCGGAGGGTGCGCTGCGCGTCTCGGAGTCCCGCTACCGCGGCCTGTTCGAGAACGCCCTGGACGCCATCTTCGTGATGGACTCCCAGCGCTTCCTGGAGGGGAATCCGGCGGCGGCCCGCTTGTTCGGTCTCGCGCCGGAAGAGATGGCCGGACTGGGGCCGGAGATGCTCTCCCCGCCCCAGCAGCCCGACGGGCGCGACTCCCGGGAGAAGGCCCAGGAACTGATCCAGCGCGCGCTGGCCGGCGAGGCGCTCTCCTTCGAGTGGATCCACCTGCGGTCCAGCGGACAGCCCTTCCTGGTGGAAGTGACCTTAAGCCTCCTGCACGGAGGCAGTGAGCCCCTGCTGCTGGCCATCCTGCGCGACGTCAGCGAGCGTCACCAGCTGGAGAGCCAGTTGCGCCAATCGCAAAAGATGGAGGCCGTGGGCCGGCTGGCCGGCGGCGTGGCCCACGACTTCAACAACATCCTCGTGGTGATCCTGGGCCAGTGCGACCTGCTGCTCATGAGCCTGGACTCCCACGACCCGGTGCGCGACGAGCTGCAGCAGGTGCGCGACGCGGCCCAGCGGGCGGCTCAGCTGACGCGCCAGCTGCTGATCTTCAGCCGGCGCTCGACGCTGCATCCCCAGCGCGTCTCGCTCAACGGCATCCTGGCCGACCTGGAGAAGATGCTGCGCCGCGTGATCGGCGAGGACATCCGGATCCGGCTGGATCTGGCGCCGGACCTGCAGCGCGTGAACTTGGACACGGGCCAGATGGACCAGGTGATCCTCAACCTGGTGGTCAACGCCCGCGACGCCATGCCGGGCGGCGGCGAGCTGGTCATCCGCACGCGCAACGTGGTGCCGGGGGCCCTGCTGGCCCGGGAGACGGGCCTGCCCGAGGGTGCGCCCCACGTGCTGCTGAGCATCTCCGACACGGGCCACGGCATGAGCAGCGAGGTGCAGGCGCACATCTTCGAACCCTTCTTCACCACCAAGGAAGCCGGCCAGGGCACCGGCCTGGGGCTGGCCACGGTCTACGGGATCGTCACGCAGAGCGGAGGCCTGATCCGGGTGCAGAGCGAGTTGGGCCAGGGCACCAGTTTCCACATCTACCTGCCCGCGGTCCTGGGGGAGAGCCTGGCCGGCCGGGACGGCGAACCGCGCGAACTCTCCGGCCCGGGCGGAACCGAGCGTCTGTTGTTGGTGGAGGACGAGGCCGCCGTGCGCGAGGTGCTGCTGCGGACGCTGCGGAATAGCGGCTACGAGGTGAGCACGGCGGCCAACGGCCGCGAGGCCCTCGCCCTGCTGGAACAGGGCCTGGATCCGCAGCTCATCCTGAGCGACGTGGTGATGCCCGAACTGGGCGGCTTCGAGCTGGTGCGCCAGGTGCGCGACCAGGGCCTGCTGCAGCCCGTCATCCTGATGACCGGCTACACGGACCGCGGCCTGGACCTGGAACTGATGGACGGCCAGAACGTGAGCCTGCTCTCCAAGCCCTTCGGACCCGGCGTCCTGCTGCGCGAAGTGCGGTCCCGGCTGGACGGCCCCCGCTCGGAATCCACGGTCTGAGGACGGTCGCCCCTTCCTGTTTGCTATCCTGTTCCGGAAAAATCCAGAAGAGAGGCGGGATGGCATGAGCGCGAAGAAGAAGCACAAAGTGACGCTGATCCAGGGCGACGGCATCGGTCCGGAAGTGACCGCCGCGGCCCGGCGCGTGATCGCGGCCACGGGCGTGGAAGTCGAGTGGGTCCTGATGCCCGCCGGCGCCGGGGCCGTGGACACGCACGGCAGCACGCTGCCCGACGAGACCCTGGAATCCATCCGGGCCAACAAGGTGGCCCTCAAGGGCCCGCTCACGACGCCCATCGGCGGCGGCTTCCGCAGCGTCAACGTGGCCCTGCGCAAGGAGCTGGACCTCTACGCCAACGTGCGCCCCGTGCGCTCCTCGCTGGGCGTGACGGAGCACCACAAGCCCATCAACCTGGTCCTGTTCCGCGAGAACACGGAGGACCTCTACGCCGGCCTGGAGCAGGACATCGCCCCGGGCGTGGCCCAGAGCCTGAAGATCATCACGGAGAAGGCCTCCACGCGCATCGCGCGCGCCGCCTTCCTGTGGGCCTCGCAGAAGAAGCGGCACACGGTGCACGCCGTCCACAAGGCCAACATCATGAAGCTCTCCGACGGCCTCTTCCTGCAGAGCGTGCGCAAGGTGGCGGCGGAGTATCCCGATCTCCAATACAAGGAGATCATCGTGGACAACTG is a window encoding:
- a CDS encoding isocitrate/isopropylmalate dehydrogenase family protein, with protein sequence MSAKKKHKVTLIQGDGIGPEVTAAARRVIAATGVEVEWVLMPAGAGAVDTHGSTLPDETLESIRANKVALKGPLTTPIGGGFRSVNVALRKELDLYANVRPVRSSLGVTEHHKPINLVLFRENTEDLYAGLEQDIAPGVAQSLKIITEKASTRIARAAFLWASQKKRHTVHAVHKANIMKLSDGLFLQSVRKVAAEYPDLQYKEIIVDNCAMQMVMRPEIFDVLVLGNLYGDIISDLCAGLVGGLGVVPGANLGDDCAVFESVHGSAPDIAGRGIANPIATILSGNMMLRHLGEEKSADRVQAALTLFLADKSNLTPDLGGTASTDQLVDGILRKLDLLK
- a CDS encoding ATP-binding protein translates to MGLPPVVQHHPAGQDFSDICLSTTHDVNQNLFVGNDDGVLEFDGQTWRRLQTPGRTQIRSVLALPDGRLAYGGTNEFGWLERSAGDWQPRHLSDSLRDRAPHFRDVRSIHHLSHGLYFQSKELLARWQGGQLQTFTPPQELGGAAALGDTLFVQLADRGLCRLNPARVPEGALQIPETALEPVLGPELFAQGNRMVCLLPLDGGRLLLGTRFRGLYLLERGRVTALPELSARIQALDLFHGLRLRDGRLALATLQGGVFLLDPQLRVQQVLDERTGLSSPMAVHLSQDAGGNLWVASTDGVAEVALELPFSQYMGANGLPGQPQCLTLHEGWVHVGTTQGLFRMREGRDAASERFVRVGRVSGICWHLLSTRHGLLATLGGQLAWVREAGDRVLLGGQPSLLFQDPEQADRVWVGVEGRLRPLLWEAGAWRVGEPIPGVMGDITSMERRVPGEYWLGSSDTGLWRIRLRQGRWDVLNLGVAQGLEPGAVQVRSFRDQLLVVSGTRVLEPDSAGRLGEPGGFAPPAGWNLGANCRISRGLDGSSWVLFQQGLAVAPAGKGLPVWDTSTYGSAGRRPRNVLVTRDGIWVQTEQRLLHYHPDQLKAAGHELPPLQLRSLELGGVQWAGTAGGLRPGGGVRGVAPLVLGVACAHLGLDGPAQYSFLVEGLDEEWTPWTLSGTRRLDYLPPGRYTLRVRVQAGSHPVQETELGGIHVPAPWYKWLWLQTLALGALLGLSWLLARRRAQRLKGMNAALQAEVQERRRAEGALRVSESRYRGLFENALDAIFVMDSQRFLEGNPAAARLFGLAPEEMAGLGPEMLSPPQQPDGRDSREKAQELIQRALAGEALSFEWIHLRSSGQPFLVEVTLSLLHGGSEPLLLAILRDVSERHQLESQLRQSQKMEAVGRLAGGVAHDFNNILVVILGQCDLLLMSLDSHDPVRDELQQVRDAAQRAAQLTRQLLIFSRRSTLHPQRVSLNGILADLEKMLRRVIGEDIRIRLDLAPDLQRVNLDTGQMDQVILNLVVNARDAMPGGGELVIRTRNVVPGALLARETGLPEGAPHVLLSISDTGHGMSSEVQAHIFEPFFTTKEAGQGTGLGLATVYGIVTQSGGLIRVQSELGQGTSFHIYLPAVLGESLAGRDGEPRELSGPGGTERLLLVEDEAAVREVLLRTLRNSGYEVSTAANGREALALLEQGLDPQLILSDVVMPELGGFELVRQVRDQGLLQPVILMTGYTDRGLDLELMDGQNVSLLSKPFGPGVLLREVRSRLDGPRSESTV